Part of the Sulfolobales archaeon genome, TCTATATGAAATGGTTATACTAGTCGGATATCTATCTGTAGATAATATCCCCTATATATTGGGTGCTAACGATATCTACTCTATTTCTAGAAATCCATAGTCATATATGATCATTATATCTACCTCCCTATCTTGACCTCTTATTTCCGAGATGAATTTCTTTGCATCATAGCTATCAATAAATGCTATTATGAAAAAAGCATTAGATCCCTCAGCTATGTGTAATAATACTTCATACTCTATCCCAACCGGTAGTAATAGCTTATCTGCCTTCCTAGTGAAAATAACAACCAGCTTTATTCCCGCCCTATCGAGATCTAGTATTGGGATTACCCTTACAAGCCTTCTCTTCTTAAGCCACCTATAGATCTTGATCACTGACCTTCTCTCCAGACCCGATATCTCAGCCAGCCTCGAGAAGCTAGCTCTGGGCTCAGATCTCAGAGCCCTTATAAATTCATCCACAATCCTCGATCTTCTATATAGTCTCTGCGGAGGTATATACGACATATAATAGCTGACAGCCCTCCCTTTCAAATACTCCATATCCTTTCCAAGGTTTTCAAGAGAAGAAGAGTAGATCTCCAGCAACTCTATTTTTTCAAGGCAAGAGGCCCAAGAGGAGATCCTTTTGAAATCATTTATTTTACTATCCACAGCGACAAATCCATAGTAATAGCCATATAGATTAGGCGATATTCTTAGCGAAAAGCTCTTAATGATATCCCTGCTAATAAATGCCCTTAATTTGTAGCTGATCAGCTGAGGAGACAAGCCGGTATATCTAGAAAGCTCTCTAATTGATGCTCTACCATCTCTAAGCAGTCCTATCAAGACCCTCTTATCAATGGCTTCAATCGCCATATCCTTACTAATCCCAGAAGAATAGCTCATAAGGCCATAAATATCTCTTACCTCGCAGAAACCTATAAGAGAAATCGATAGAGGGGAGCCCTTAGGATGGGGAAGAGAGTCAGTGGACATATATGCAATGCTCTCTAAGGTTCATATCTAGAGCTCGTTATCGATATAGCTATATACACAAAATAATTCTTCTAAGATTCTGAGGAATATCTATATATCACCGACTGTTCTAAATATGATGATTAAAATATTTGTATTAGTCGTTATAAACCTAATAAATGAGGCGATATAGCTATACCTTCAGCGATATCTATAACATAGTAGTGGGGATTCAGAGTTATGTGGATAAAAGCGTTGGTATAAGAGAATCTAAGGAGTTGGTTGTGATCCCCATGAATACCCC contains:
- a CDS encoding winged helix-turn-helix transcriptional regulator, which produces MAIEAIDKRVLIGLLRDGRASIRELSRYTGLSPQLISYKLRAFISRDIIKSFSLRISPNLYGYYYGFVAVDSKINDFKRISSWASCLEKIELLEIYSSSLENLGKDMEYLKGRAVSYYMSYIPPQRLYRRSRIVDEFIRALRSEPRASFSRLAEISGLERRSVIKIYRWLKKRRLVRVIPILDLDRAGIKLVVIFTRKADKLLLPVGIEYEVLLHIAEGSNAFFIIAFIDSYDAKKFISEIRGQDREVDIMIIYDYGFLEIE